Proteins encoded in a region of the Synechococcus sp. BIOS-U3-1 genome:
- the mnmA gene encoding tRNA 2-thiouridine(34) synthase MnmA: MSAATPSIAATSAGAQALARLQTWPGEHRVAVGLSGGVDSSLTAALMVEAGWEVEGLTLWLMSGKGACCAEGLVDAAGICEQLGVPHHIVDSRDNFAREIVEGLIEGYQAGITPLPCSRCNRSVKFGPMLDWARQERGLERVATGHYARIRLDEATGRWKLLRGLDTRKDQSYFLYDLNQDVLSRVVFPLGELTKPDTRLEAGRHGLRTAEKPESQDLCLADHHGSMRAFLDAYLPPRQGEIVLQDGTIVGNHDGIEHFTIGQRKGLGVAWSEPLHVVRLDAAMNRVVVAPRAEAGRDCCEVGAINWVSIAPPTPGFCRRVEVQVRYRSGPVMADLTCIEATDADIAGQRPHRCRLNFDEPQFSITPGQAAVFYEGESVLGGGLIQTSP; this comes from the coding sequence ATGTCGGCAGCGACGCCCAGCATTGCCGCCACGTCAGCCGGTGCCCAGGCCCTGGCACGCCTACAAACCTGGCCTGGTGAGCACCGCGTGGCGGTAGGGCTCTCCGGGGGAGTTGACAGCTCTCTCACCGCTGCCTTGATGGTGGAGGCCGGCTGGGAGGTTGAAGGGCTCACGCTCTGGCTGATGAGCGGCAAGGGCGCCTGTTGCGCCGAAGGACTGGTGGATGCTGCAGGAATCTGCGAGCAACTCGGCGTTCCCCATCACATCGTCGATTCGCGCGATAACTTCGCGCGCGAAATTGTGGAAGGCTTGATCGAGGGCTACCAAGCAGGAATTACACCCTTGCCCTGTTCCCGTTGCAATCGGTCGGTGAAATTCGGCCCAATGCTCGACTGGGCACGACAGGAACGGGGGCTCGAACGGGTTGCCACAGGCCATTACGCCCGCATTCGCCTGGATGAGGCAACAGGACGCTGGAAGCTTTTAAGGGGTCTCGACACCCGCAAAGACCAGAGCTATTTCCTCTATGACCTCAACCAAGATGTTTTGTCCCGCGTGGTGTTCCCACTAGGCGAACTGACCAAACCCGATACCCGACTCGAAGCGGGCCGCCATGGACTGCGCACTGCGGAGAAACCAGAGAGCCAGGACCTCTGCCTTGCCGATCATCACGGCTCCATGCGTGCATTTCTCGACGCCTATCTGCCGCCACGACAAGGAGAGATCGTGCTTCAGGACGGAACGATTGTGGGCAATCATGATGGAATCGAGCATTTCACCATCGGCCAGCGCAAAGGTCTCGGTGTGGCATGGAGCGAACCTCTCCATGTCGTTCGCCTGGATGCAGCGATGAATCGCGTGGTGGTGGCACCCCGTGCAGAAGCAGGCCGCGATTGCTGTGAAGTGGGCGCTATCAACTGGGTATCGATCGCACCACCAACTCCAGGCTTCTGCCGCAGAGTGGAGGTGCAGGTTCGTTACCGCAGCGGCCCGGTCATGGCCGATCTCACCTGTATCGAGGCCACTGATGCCGATATCGCTGGGCAACGCCCCCATCGCTGTCGACTGAACTTCGACGAGCCTCAGTTTTCAATCACCCCTGGCCAGGCGGCGGTGTTTTACGAAGGCGAGTCCGTGCTGGGAGGGGGGCTGATCCAGACCTCGCCTTAA
- a CDS encoding NAD(P)H-hydrate dehydratase — MPWVPAVIWPAADADHLLVSADQMLALEQEWLASGLPVAALMETVGQRMADWFLARPQLLTSGVLVLVGPGHNGGDGLVVGRKLFEANVDVRVWAPIALRKPLTQEHWRHLLWLGATCLQSSPDPAEQGLWIEALFGLGQKRPLPGDLADLLQRRQRHFPRRLVSLDCPAGLDSDTGCPIKGGAAMASHTLCVGLIKRGLVQDAAIAHVGCLHRIDPAVPVRLTQSLASPPTLRLRADDLVALPRPPELPAAMKYQRGRLLVIAGSERYRGAAHLALRGALASGAGSVEACLPECVAEHLWQWAPEVVLRADLPSDRQGSLEWGQALLQGELARLDAVLLGPGLGMVQGRWQQWAEPLLEFSGLLVLDADGLNQLAAADGGWRWLLKRSGPTWITPHGSEFERLFPDCQMGSALDKAAAAADCSGVAVLLKGAHSVIASPGGDVRQLTDTDPEVARTGLGDLLAGHAAGWGARCLAAKGNLSFEDLAASALLHAVAAQTCDQSSGAIAISEQLASLTRFRLRS; from the coding sequence GTGCCATGGGTCCCGGCAGTGATCTGGCCAGCCGCTGATGCCGACCATCTTTTGGTCTCAGCCGATCAGATGCTCGCTCTGGAGCAGGAGTGGCTGGCTAGTGGCCTGCCGGTTGCGGCTCTGATGGAAACAGTGGGCCAGCGCATGGCCGATTGGTTTCTGGCGCGTCCGCAGTTGTTGACGTCTGGTGTGCTGGTGCTGGTGGGACCTGGTCACAACGGTGGTGACGGATTGGTGGTGGGTCGCAAGTTGTTCGAGGCGAATGTGGATGTTCGGGTCTGGGCGCCCATTGCTCTGCGAAAGCCCCTCACTCAGGAGCATTGGCGTCATTTGCTTTGGCTTGGCGCCACTTGCTTGCAGTCCTCTCCTGATCCAGCTGAGCAGGGTCTCTGGATCGAGGCGTTGTTTGGCCTCGGTCAGAAGCGTCCACTGCCTGGTGATCTGGCCGATCTGCTTCAGCGCAGACAGCGTCATTTCCCGAGGCGTCTGGTGAGTCTGGATTGTCCCGCTGGCCTGGACTCCGATACCGGCTGCCCCATAAAGGGTGGTGCTGCCATGGCTTCGCACACTCTCTGCGTAGGGTTGATTAAGCGTGGATTGGTACAGGACGCTGCCATAGCGCATGTGGGTTGCCTGCACCGTATTGACCCAGCTGTACCCGTGCGGCTCACGCAGTCGCTCGCTTCACCGCCAACGTTGCGCCTGCGGGCCGATGATCTTGTTGCCCTGCCACGTCCTCCGGAGTTGCCGGCGGCAATGAAATATCAGCGGGGGCGTCTGTTAGTGATCGCTGGCAGCGAGCGCTACCGGGGTGCGGCCCATTTGGCGCTGCGTGGTGCCTTAGCCAGTGGTGCCGGCAGTGTTGAGGCCTGTCTTCCTGAATGCGTCGCAGAGCATCTCTGGCAGTGGGCTCCTGAGGTGGTTCTGAGGGCGGACCTCCCCTCGGATCGCCAAGGATCGCTGGAGTGGGGCCAGGCCTTGTTGCAGGGTGAACTAGCGCGCCTGGATGCGGTGCTGCTCGGGCCTGGTCTGGGGATGGTGCAGGGACGCTGGCAGCAGTGGGCGGAGCCCCTGCTGGAGTTCAGCGGCCTGCTTGTGCTCGATGCCGATGGCCTCAATCAACTGGCCGCCGCTGATGGCGGCTGGCGCTGGTTGTTGAAACGATCTGGGCCGACGTGGATCACGCCCCACGGCAGTGAGTTTGAGCGCTTATTCCCCGACTGCCAGATGGGCTCTGCATTAGACAAAGCCGCGGCTGCGGCGGATTGCTCGGGGGTCGCGGTGTTGCTGAAAGGTGCTCACAGCGTGATTGCTTCTCCCGGCGGAGACGTGAGGCAGCTGACAGACACCGATCCAGAGGTTGCCCGAACAGGGCTGGGTGATTTGCTGGCTGGTCACGCTGCCGGTTGGGGAGCCCGTTGCCTGGCGGCCAAGGGCAACCTCAGTTTCGAAGACCTTGCCGCATCTGCCTTATTGCATGCCGTTGCCGCTCAGACATGCGATCAAAGCAGTGGCGCAATCGCGATTTCAGAACAGTTAGCGAGTCTCACGCGTTTCAGGTTGCGATCTTGA
- a CDS encoding RpoD/SigA family RNA polymerase sigma factor, which translates to MVSAAAGVSETQKRRSSDPISWYLATIGRIPLLTPAEEIELGNQVQQLMQLTEDGTIPSDSESFSSKQKRMIRVGLRAKQRMMKANLRLVVSVAKKYQGKGLELLDLIQEGSLGLERAVEKFDPTRGYKFSTYAFWWIRQSMTRAIACQSRTIRLPVHLSERLTTIRKVSLDLAHKLGAMPSRLEIAEAMDMPVAELDSLLRQSLTTSSLDAPVNGEEGRSFLGDLIADASLGEPLDKVEQRIHHEQLGRWMSHLSDQEQHVLTLRFGLNGHERHTLAEIGRLLEVSRERVRQVELKALRKLRNLTRRVAPSF; encoded by the coding sequence ATGGTCTCAGCGGCAGCAGGGGTTTCAGAAACCCAAAAACGACGAAGTAGCGATCCGATCAGTTGGTACCTCGCCACGATCGGCAGGATTCCACTGCTGACTCCAGCGGAGGAGATTGAGCTGGGCAATCAGGTGCAGCAACTGATGCAACTCACAGAGGATGGAACAATTCCATCCGACAGTGAGTCGTTTTCAAGCAAGCAAAAGCGGATGATTCGCGTTGGCCTGCGTGCCAAGCAGCGCATGATGAAAGCCAATTTGCGCTTGGTTGTCAGTGTTGCCAAGAAATATCAAGGAAAAGGTCTTGAACTTCTCGATTTGATTCAGGAGGGTTCTCTTGGCCTTGAGCGTGCTGTTGAAAAGTTTGACCCCACCCGCGGCTACAAGTTTTCGACCTATGCCTTCTGGTGGATCCGCCAGAGCATGACTCGCGCCATCGCTTGTCAGTCGCGCACCATCCGCTTGCCCGTGCATTTGAGTGAGCGCCTCACCACGATTCGCAAGGTGAGCCTGGATCTCGCCCACAAGCTCGGTGCGATGCCCAGTCGACTCGAGATTGCTGAGGCGATGGATATGCCGGTGGCAGAGCTTGATTCGCTGTTAAGGCAGTCGCTTACCACCAGCAGCCTGGATGCACCCGTGAATGGGGAAGAAGGTCGCAGCTTCCTGGGCGATCTGATTGCTGATGCTTCATTGGGAGAACCGCTCGACAAGGTGGAGCAGCGGATTCATCACGAACAGCTTGGACGCTGGATGAGTCATCTCAGCGACCAGGAGCAGCACGTTCTCACCCTGCGTTTTGGTTTGAATGGCCATGAGCGGCACACACTTGCCGAAATCGGTCGCTTGCTTGAGGTCTCGCGAGAGCGTGTTCGTCAGGTGGAGCTCAAGGCATTGCGCAAACTGCGTAACTTGACGCGTCGTGTTGCACCCAGCTTCTGA
- a CDS encoding histone deacetylase family protein, translating to MKPPLVYHEVYSAPLPSSHRFPMAKFRQLDSCLRETGLATDIQMHRPLPVPRRLLELVHDRAYHEAFARDQLDRQAQRRIGLPVTTPLVQRTFLAVGGSLLTARLALKHGLACHLAGGTHHAFPGYGSGFCIFNDLAICARVLLEQERLTQIMVVDLDVHQGDATALIFQHEPRVFTFSAHAASNFPARKQISDLDLPISDGVGDQEYLALIGDHLPDLLDRLNPQIVLYNAGVDPHRDDRLGRLALSDVGLLQRDHLVLDACLRRKIPVATVIGGGYDAMTPLVKRHALVFRAAADQARLHGL from the coding sequence TTGAAACCACCACTCGTTTATCACGAGGTTTACAGCGCTCCGCTGCCTAGTAGCCATCGTTTCCCGATGGCTAAGTTTCGCCAGCTCGACAGTTGTCTCAGGGAGACTGGGCTGGCCACTGACATTCAGATGCATCGACCACTCCCAGTGCCTCGTCGATTGCTGGAACTGGTTCATGACCGCGCTTATCACGAAGCGTTCGCCAGAGATCAATTGGATCGCCAGGCACAACGGCGGATCGGATTGCCTGTCACCACCCCTTTAGTTCAGCGCACTTTTCTTGCCGTTGGCGGTTCGCTACTGACAGCTCGTCTGGCGTTGAAGCATGGTCTGGCCTGCCATCTCGCTGGTGGCACGCACCATGCCTTTCCGGGTTACGGCAGCGGATTCTGCATTTTCAATGATCTGGCGATCTGTGCCCGTGTATTGCTGGAGCAAGAGCGCCTCACTCAGATCATGGTGGTTGATCTTGATGTGCATCAGGGTGATGCCACTGCGCTGATCTTTCAGCACGAGCCAAGGGTGTTCACCTTTTCAGCGCATGCAGCATCCAACTTTCCTGCCCGCAAGCAGATCAGTGATCTGGATCTGCCCATCAGTGATGGAGTGGGGGATCAGGAGTACCTCGCCTTGATTGGCGACCACTTGCCTGATCTGTTGGATCGGCTGAACCCACAGATCGTGCTTTACAACGCGGGTGTTGATCCCCATCGCGATGACCGTCTGGGCCGACTGGCCTTATCGGATGTCGGCCTTTTGCAAAGGGATCATCTGGTGCTAGATGCCTGTCTGCGCCGCAAGATTCCCGTGGCCACAGTGATTGGCGGTGGTTACGACGCGATGACGCCTTTGGTAAAGCGTCATGCACTGGTCTTCAGGGCAGCCGCTGATCAGGCCCGTTTGCATGGTCTCTGA
- the pdhA gene encoding pyruvate dehydrogenase (acetyl-transferring) E1 component subunit alpha: MGQDIAIGTESRSSSSAEGQSVLGAHAERLSTLVTAQRASVDKETGLALYRDMTLGRRFEDKCAEMYYRGKMFGFVHLYNGQEAVSTGVIGAMKRQHDWFCSTYRDHVHALSAGVPAREVMSELFGKETGCSKGRGGSMHLFSKEHHLLGGFAFIGEGIPIALGAAFTSRYKRDALGDPSSNSVTAAFFGDGTCNNGQFFECLNMAQLWKLPIIFVVENNKWAIGMAHDRATSDPEIWRKAGAFGMAGEEVDGMDVLAVRAAAQRAVERARAGEGPTVLECLTYRFRGHSLADPDELRAEEEKQFWAKRDPLKALERDLVGTGLTNSEDLRAIEKEIDGIVQDCVDFALSAPEPDGSELTRYIWAED, encoded by the coding sequence ATGGGTCAGGACATCGCAATCGGCACAGAGTCACGAAGCTCCTCCTCCGCCGAAGGACAATCTGTACTTGGTGCCCATGCGGAGCGGCTTTCGACCCTGGTGACAGCCCAGAGGGCCAGCGTTGACAAGGAGACCGGACTTGCGCTGTACCGCGACATGACCCTCGGGCGCCGCTTTGAGGACAAATGCGCGGAGATGTATTACCGCGGCAAGATGTTTGGTTTTGTGCACCTCTACAACGGTCAGGAGGCTGTTAGCACCGGTGTGATCGGTGCCATGAAGCGACAACACGACTGGTTCTGCAGCACCTACCGCGATCATGTTCATGCCCTGAGTGCTGGTGTTCCAGCCCGAGAGGTAATGAGTGAACTGTTCGGCAAGGAAACCGGCTGCAGTAAAGGCCGAGGTGGCTCGATGCACCTGTTCTCCAAAGAACATCACCTGCTCGGCGGGTTCGCCTTCATCGGAGAAGGCATCCCAATAGCCCTCGGTGCAGCGTTCACCAGCCGCTACAAGCGAGATGCCCTGGGTGACCCCAGCAGCAATTCCGTGACAGCAGCATTCTTCGGAGACGGCACCTGCAATAACGGTCAGTTCTTTGAATGCCTGAACATGGCGCAGCTCTGGAAGCTGCCGATCATTTTTGTAGTAGAGAACAACAAGTGGGCTATCGGCATGGCCCACGACCGCGCCACCAGCGATCCAGAGATCTGGCGTAAGGCCGGTGCTTTTGGAATGGCCGGAGAAGAAGTTGACGGAATGGACGTTCTGGCCGTTCGGGCCGCAGCCCAAAGGGCTGTTGAGCGGGCCAGGGCTGGAGAGGGTCCCACCGTTTTGGAGTGCCTGACCTATCGATTCCGAGGCCATTCACTCGCTGACCCTGATGAATTGCGTGCCGAAGAAGAAAAACAGTTTTGGGCCAAACGCGATCCACTGAAAGCTCTTGAACGCGACCTGGTCGGCACTGGCCTCACCAATAGCGAGGACCTGCGGGCAATCGAAAAGGAGATCGACGGCATCGTTCAGGACTGTGTCGACTTCGCTCTAAGTGCACCCGAGCCGGATGGATCTGAGCTGACTCGCTACATCTGGGCCGAAGACTGA